One region of Prosthecobacter dejongeii genomic DNA includes:
- a CDS encoding alkaline phosphatase family protein, giving the protein MNMQPVRSLLCFLTLFSLGSQLQAHGPGKDSDFEGRRVLFIGMDGCRADAIAAAMEKGLAPHLKSLATDPQGLHSRQVYAGGELGQVTHQPTVSGPGWSSLLSGVWMDKHRVKDNRFFGARFQAHGHFMRHIKKVKPTSWCASFADWKPIHDMIADGSRVNGQEFLDVKFTLESHAEQYVAHDESMRDQAVQTLRTQNPDVMFVYFGQVDEVGHAASDKRGSFSPENEWYLKAISTVDAHIGSLIAAMSARPNFNEEDWLVIITTDHGGTGTKHGGDTDEERKIWLIAHGKELPKDKLLNTPVPQTAIVPLIYDHLRISAPLPIEP; this is encoded by the coding sequence ATGAATATGCAGCCTGTTCGCTCACTCCTTTGTTTCCTAACTCTCTTTTCGTTAGGCTCGCAGCTACAGGCCCATGGACCTGGTAAGGACAGCGACTTTGAAGGCCGCAGGGTCCTGTTCATTGGCATGGACGGCTGCCGGGCGGATGCCATCGCAGCAGCCATGGAAAAAGGTCTCGCACCTCACCTTAAATCTCTGGCCACCGATCCTCAAGGTCTGCACAGCAGGCAGGTTTATGCAGGCGGCGAATTAGGACAGGTCACCCACCAGCCCACCGTCAGCGGTCCAGGCTGGTCCAGCCTGCTGAGCGGTGTGTGGATGGACAAGCACCGCGTCAAAGACAACCGTTTCTTCGGTGCACGCTTTCAGGCTCACGGGCATTTCATGCGCCACATCAAGAAGGTGAAACCCACCTCCTGGTGCGCCTCCTTTGCTGACTGGAAACCCATCCATGACATGATCGCCGATGGCTCCCGGGTGAATGGGCAAGAGTTTTTGGACGTCAAGTTCACCCTCGAATCCCATGCCGAACAGTACGTGGCCCATGATGAATCCATGCGCGATCAGGCAGTGCAAACGCTGCGCACCCAGAACCCCGACGTGATGTTTGTGTACTTTGGCCAGGTGGATGAAGTGGGCCATGCCGCCAGTGACAAACGTGGAAGCTTCTCGCCAGAGAATGAATGGTATCTGAAGGCCATTTCGACTGTGGATGCCCACATCGGCAGTCTCATTGCAGCCATGAGTGCGAGGCCAAATTTTAACGAAGAAGATTGGCTGGTGATCATCACCACCGATCATGGCGGCACGGGCACCAAGCATGGCGGAGACACCGATGAAGAACGAAAGATCTGGCTCATCGCCCACGGGAAGGAACTGCCCAAAGACAAGCTACTCAATACGCCAGTGCCGCAGACAGCGATCGTCCCGCTGATCTACGATCACTTGAGAATCTCCGCACCGCTCCCAATCGAGCCCTGA
- a CDS encoding glycine C-acetyltransferase has product MKAYSPFQAHLASQLEAVSEAGTYKRERTLTTPQGTLVRANGGKPVINLCANNYLGLAQHSKVRQAAHEALEHWGYGLASVRFICGTQSVHKELESSLSDFLGTEDTILYSSCFDANGGLFETLLGPEDAIISDELNHASIIDGIRLCKAQRYRYRNNDMADLETQLQEASAKGARFKLIATDGVFSMDGYIANLKAICDLADQYGALVMVDDSHAVGFMGKQGRGTHEHCDVMGRVDILTGTLGKALGGASGGYTSGRKEIIEWLRQRSRPYLFSNTLAPTIAGASIAALDLLNKSTQLRDTLEANTRFFRQEMTAAGFNLLPGEHPIVPIMLGDASLAAKFAEAMLVRGVYVIGFSYPVVPQGKARIRTQISAAHTRDELDWAVQAFVEVKKELGL; this is encoded by the coding sequence ATGAAAGCCTATTCCCCTTTCCAAGCTCATCTCGCCAGCCAGTTGGAAGCCGTCAGCGAAGCTGGCACCTACAAGCGTGAACGCACCCTGACGACGCCCCAAGGCACGCTTGTCCGCGCCAATGGTGGCAAACCCGTCATCAATCTCTGTGCCAACAACTACCTTGGCCTAGCCCAGCATAGCAAGGTGCGTCAAGCCGCCCATGAAGCCCTGGAACATTGGGGTTACGGCCTGGCCAGCGTGCGCTTCATCTGCGGCACGCAAAGCGTACACAAGGAGTTGGAATCCAGCCTGAGCGATTTCCTGGGAACGGAGGACACCATCCTCTACAGCTCCTGCTTTGATGCAAATGGAGGTTTATTTGAAACCTTGTTAGGCCCTGAGGACGCCATCATCAGCGATGAACTGAACCACGCTTCCATCATTGATGGCATCCGCCTCTGCAAGGCACAGCGCTACCGTTACCGGAACAATGACATGGCCGATCTGGAAACCCAGCTCCAAGAAGCCAGTGCCAAAGGTGCACGTTTCAAGCTAATCGCCACAGATGGTGTGTTTTCCATGGATGGATACATTGCCAATCTGAAGGCCATCTGCGACCTGGCCGACCAATACGGAGCCCTCGTCATGGTGGATGATTCCCACGCCGTTGGCTTCATGGGCAAGCAGGGACGCGGCACCCATGAACACTGCGATGTCATGGGCCGGGTGGACATTCTGACAGGCACCCTGGGCAAGGCCCTGGGAGGTGCCAGCGGAGGCTACACCAGTGGTCGCAAAGAGATCATCGAATGGCTGCGCCAGCGATCACGCCCCTACCTCTTTTCCAATACCCTCGCCCCCACCATCGCCGGGGCTTCCATTGCTGCGCTGGACTTGCTCAACAAGTCCACCCAGCTTCGCGACACACTGGAAGCCAACACCCGCTTTTTCCGGCAGGAAATGACGGCAGCCGGATTCAATCTCCTGCCCGGGGAACATCCTATCGTCCCCATCATGCTCGGGGATGCTTCGCTGGCTGCCAAATTCGCCGAAGCCATGCTCGTTCGGGGTGTCTATGTCATCGGCTTCAGCTACCCGGTTGTGCCGCAAGGAAAAGCGCGCATCCGCACCCAGATCAGTGCAGCCCACACGAGGGACGAACTGGACTGGGCCGTACAAGCCTTTGTCGAAGTGAAAAAAGAACTGGGTCTGTGA
- the tdh gene encoding L-threonine 3-dehydrogenase encodes MKALVKAHAERGLWLQDVPEPEVGINDVLIKVRKTGICGTDLHIYKWDAWAQKTIPVPMVVGHEFVGEVVSVGANVSDFHPGEIVSAEGHVVCGRCRNCLAGRRHLCKDTVGIGVNRTGAFAEFISVPMTNVWHHREGVDEEVASIFDPFGNAVHTALAFECLGEDVLITGAGPIGIMAIPVVKHAGARHVVITDVNEYRLDLARQMGATLAVNVQTQNLTDVQKQLGMKEGFDVGLEMSGNASAFHSMIDNMCHGGKIAMLGIPSGPMAIDWNKVIFNMLTLKGIYGREMYETWYQMSVMLECGLNLKPVITHRFHYTDFEQGFAAMESGHCGKVVLDWTT; translated from the coding sequence ATGAAAGCGCTCGTCAAAGCTCACGCGGAACGCGGCCTCTGGCTGCAGGATGTCCCGGAACCCGAAGTCGGCATCAACGATGTCCTGATCAAAGTCCGCAAAACGGGCATCTGCGGTACGGATCTGCACATTTATAAATGGGATGCCTGGGCCCAGAAAACCATCCCGGTGCCGATGGTGGTGGGGCACGAATTTGTGGGCGAAGTGGTAAGTGTGGGAGCGAACGTCAGCGACTTTCATCCAGGAGAAATCGTTAGCGCTGAAGGTCATGTGGTTTGTGGCCGCTGTCGCAACTGCCTCGCAGGCCGCCGCCATCTATGCAAGGACACCGTGGGCATCGGCGTTAATCGCACAGGGGCTTTTGCCGAATTCATCAGCGTGCCGATGACGAATGTGTGGCATCATCGCGAAGGTGTGGATGAGGAGGTAGCCTCCATCTTCGATCCCTTTGGCAATGCGGTACACACAGCACTGGCCTTTGAGTGCCTCGGTGAAGACGTGCTGATCACTGGCGCGGGGCCTATCGGCATCATGGCCATCCCTGTGGTCAAGCATGCAGGCGCACGCCACGTCGTCATCACCGATGTCAACGAGTACCGCCTGGACCTCGCACGCCAGATGGGCGCGACCCTGGCCGTGAATGTGCAGACGCAAAACCTGACCGATGTACAAAAACAGCTTGGGATGAAGGAAGGCTTCGATGTCGGGCTGGAGATGAGTGGCAATGCCTCCGCCTTTCACAGCATGATTGATAATATGTGCCACGGCGGCAAGATCGCCATGCTGGGCATTCCCTCCGGGCCCATGGCCATTGACTGGAACAAGGTCATCTTCAACATGCTGACCCTCAAAGGCATCTATGGACGTGAGATGTATGAGACCTGGTATCAGATGAGTGTCATGCTGGAGTGTGGACTGAATTTGAAACCTGTCATCACTCACCGTTTCCACTACACGGACTTTGAACAAGGCTTTGCCGCCATGGAGTCCGGCCACTGTGGCAAGGTAGTCCTCGACTGGACCACCTAA
- a CDS encoding NAD(P)H-dependent glycerol-3-phosphate dehydrogenase, whose amino-acid sequence MSSALPYSNALVIGAGSWGTALTAVLAERGMQVQFWGRDHGLMDEIQNTRRNSRYLPGLVLPASIQATAKLEELRPADLVVFVVPSKAVRETAHSMAALSELQTAKVIISCAKGIELNSGKRLTQILSESFPHTALAVLTGPNHAEEVSQRMATAAVVACEKENIAREVQTCFTLPWFRTYTSDDVAGVEWAGAMKNPYAIAAGIALGLKLGDNAIAALVTRALAEMVRMGVAMGGRPESFMGLGGVGDLMATCYSQHSRNHRVGRLIGEGMPLQEIMSSTRMVAEGVPNTASLHGAAKAKGVRTPLLDEIYSMLYEAKPAKEAMRALLSRDPRAETE is encoded by the coding sequence ATGTCCTCTGCCCTGCCATATTCAAATGCCCTCGTCATTGGAGCCGGAAGCTGGGGGACGGCGCTCACCGCCGTCCTGGCAGAACGTGGGATGCAGGTGCAGTTCTGGGGACGTGATCATGGTCTCATGGATGAGATCCAGAACACCCGGAGAAATTCCCGTTATTTACCGGGTTTGGTCCTGCCAGCCAGCATTCAGGCCACTGCCAAGTTGGAAGAGCTACGCCCTGCGGATCTCGTCGTCTTTGTAGTTCCCTCCAAAGCCGTGCGCGAAACTGCTCATAGCATGGCTGCCCTGTCAGAGCTCCAGACTGCAAAGGTTATCATTTCGTGTGCCAAGGGCATTGAGCTCAACAGCGGTAAACGGCTCACCCAGATTCTGTCAGAATCTTTCCCCCACACTGCCCTGGCGGTTCTGACAGGGCCCAACCATGCCGAGGAAGTTTCTCAACGCATGGCCACCGCTGCAGTCGTTGCGTGTGAAAAAGAAAACATCGCACGCGAGGTTCAGACTTGTTTCACCCTGCCCTGGTTTCGCACCTACACCAGCGATGACGTAGCGGGAGTGGAATGGGCCGGAGCCATGAAAAACCCCTATGCCATCGCCGCAGGCATCGCGCTCGGATTGAAGCTGGGAGATAATGCCATCGCCGCCCTGGTCACTCGGGCCCTGGCAGAAATGGTGCGCATGGGCGTAGCCATGGGAGGCCGGCCCGAATCCTTCATGGGGCTTGGCGGCGTGGGCGACCTGATGGCCACTTGCTATTCCCAGCACAGCCGCAATCACCGGGTGGGCCGTCTCATCGGTGAAGGTATGCCCCTCCAGGAAATCATGTCCAGCACCCGCATGGTGGCCGAGGGTGTGCCCAATACCGCCAGTCTGCATGGAGCCGCTAAAGCCAAAGGCGTGCGCACCCCCCTGCTGGATGAGATCTACTCCATGCTCTATGAGGCCAAACCGGCCAAAGAAGCCATGCGCGCACTCCTTTCCCGCGATCCACGGGCGGAAACGGAGTAA
- a CDS encoding AGE family epimerase/isomerase, with product MNPLIHPEGRRALAAFYQDTLLKDVMPFWLTHAMDAEHDGIMTALDRDGSLLDTDKSIWFQGRAGWMFATLFNTIRPDRAYFDAAGSCLAFLEKHGYATDGKLFFTVTREGKPLRMRRYAYSEAFASIAHAAYFKASGDAHYAEAALRDFSFYLRHSFEPGYMMPKVDSNTRTMVGIGALMIGIVTAQELRLNLGHKEVGGRSLTEWIDLFILDIQRLFYKPELEVLLETVAPDGSILDHLDGRILNPGHAIECAWFILHEGKMRGEKSYIQLGLRILDCMWKRGWDEGMGGLFYYRDVYDKPVQEYWHDMKFWWPHNEAIIATLLAYEVTGDAKYAAMHQQVHDWSFAHFADAEYGEWYGYLHRDGSVSQRAKGNMFKGPFHLPRMLAYCVQLLQEPKAV from the coding sequence ATGAATCCACTCATCCATCCAGAAGGCCGCCGTGCATTGGCCGCTTTCTATCAAGACACGCTGCTCAAAGATGTGATGCCATTCTGGTTAACGCATGCCATGGATGCAGAGCATGACGGCATCATGACAGCGCTGGATCGCGATGGCAGCCTGCTGGATACGGACAAAAGCATCTGGTTTCAGGGGCGTGCAGGCTGGATGTTTGCTACGCTTTTTAATACGATCCGGCCTGATCGAGCCTACTTCGATGCAGCGGGATCCTGCTTAGCTTTTTTGGAGAAGCATGGTTATGCCACGGATGGGAAGCTTTTCTTCACCGTCACGCGCGAGGGCAAACCACTACGGATGCGTCGTTACGCTTACAGTGAAGCTTTTGCCAGCATCGCACACGCGGCGTATTTTAAGGCCAGTGGTGATGCTCATTATGCCGAAGCGGCTCTGAGGGACTTTTCTTTCTACCTCCGTCACTCTTTTGAACCGGGGTATATGATGCCCAAAGTGGACTCGAATACTCGTACCATGGTCGGCATTGGAGCTCTCATGATCGGAATTGTCACGGCTCAAGAATTGAGATTAAACTTGGGCCATAAGGAAGTAGGTGGGCGCAGTTTGACGGAGTGGATTGACCTCTTCATCCTGGATATTCAACGTTTGTTTTACAAGCCGGAGCTAGAGGTGTTGTTGGAGACAGTTGCTCCAGATGGCAGCATTTTAGATCACCTGGATGGACGCATTCTCAACCCCGGCCATGCCATTGAGTGTGCGTGGTTCATCCTGCATGAAGGAAAAATGCGTGGGGAAAAAAGTTACATTCAGTTAGGTCTGAGGATTCTGGATTGCATGTGGAAGCGCGGGTGGGATGAAGGCATGGGGGGACTGTTTTACTACCGGGATGTCTATGACAAGCCTGTGCAAGAATATTGGCATGACATGAAATTCTGGTGGCCGCATAACGAGGCCATCATCGCCACTTTGTTAGCCTACGAGGTGACGGGAGATGCGAAGTACGCTGCCATGCACCAGCAGGTGCACGACTGGAGCTTTGCCCATTTTGCGGATGCTGAATATGGCGAATGGTATGGTTATCTGCACCGTGACGGCAGTGTTTCTCAACGAGCTAAAGGCAATATGTTCAAAGGGCCCTTTCACCTGCCTCGGATGCTGGCGTACTGTGTCCAGCTCCTGCAGGAGCCAAAGGCTGTTTAA
- a CDS encoding dihydrodipicolinate synthase family protein codes for MLSHPITGLVAATHTPFHADGSLNLSAVEKQAAHLLHTGVGRAFIGGTTGESHSLSLAERQALAERWMEVTKGTALKVVVHVGANCLGDVATLAAQAQDLGADAISALAPSYFKPRSVSSLVDCCAQITTAAPELPFFLYDIPSFTGISLSMPEFLSQGVERLPTLAGIKFTNPDGMMFQQCLYHTEGAFSILWGTDECLLAGLALGATGAVGSTYNFAAPLYLHILRAFAENDFESARREQRRSVELVARLASVGYMGAAKAVMKILGVDVGPARLPHTNLDAAQEKALAADLDAMGLLSTEFRL; via the coding sequence ATGCTTTCACATCCCATCACAGGTCTTGTTGCTGCCACCCACACCCCGTTTCATGCTGACGGCTCTTTGAACCTTTCTGCGGTGGAAAAGCAGGCAGCTCATCTTTTGCACACGGGAGTGGGGCGGGCATTCATTGGGGGCACTACGGGTGAGAGCCATTCTTTGAGTCTAGCAGAACGTCAGGCCTTGGCTGAGCGCTGGATGGAGGTGACCAAAGGCACAGCTTTAAAAGTGGTGGTGCATGTGGGGGCAAACTGCCTGGGAGACGTCGCCACACTAGCGGCTCAGGCGCAAGATTTAGGTGCGGATGCTATCAGCGCACTGGCGCCCAGTTATTTCAAGCCACGCTCGGTTTCATCCTTGGTGGATTGCTGTGCGCAGATCACGACAGCCGCTCCTGAGCTGCCCTTTTTCCTTTATGATATTCCTTCATTTACAGGCATTTCTCTCTCCATGCCTGAGTTCTTATCTCAAGGTGTGGAGCGTCTGCCCACGCTTGCTGGGATTAAGTTTACCAATCCTGACGGCATGATGTTTCAACAGTGCCTTTACCATACTGAAGGTGCATTCTCCATCCTTTGGGGCACTGATGAGTGCTTGTTGGCGGGGTTGGCTCTTGGGGCTACGGGGGCGGTGGGGAGTACCTACAATTTTGCCGCCCCTCTTTATTTGCACATCCTTCGTGCGTTTGCAGAAAACGATTTCGAGTCGGCTCGGCGGGAGCAGCGGCGCTCTGTTGAATTGGTCGCTCGATTAGCTTCTGTCGGTTACATGGGGGCGGCGAAAGCGGTGATGAAGATTTTAGGGGTGGATGTGGGGCCTGCACGTTTGCCTCATACCAATCTGGATGCCGCGCAAGAGAAAGCGCTGGCGGCTGATCTGGATGCAATGGGGCTTCTGAGCACTGAATTCCGACTTTGA
- a CDS encoding sialidase family protein yields MHKIISFLSFIALANAQEISFPVPALDLSQETARQVQVDREAGQYLGHPTTVLLEDGKTMLCVYPKGHGKGGIVYKRSLDGGLTWSDRLPTPENWATSREVPTLHRVVNAAGKKRLIMWSGLYPARLAVSEDDGANWSSLKPAGDWGGIVVMGFTEPLKTPGHYMAMFHDDGRYFSTTNTHSKPPLFILYKVLSEDGGLSWGKPEPVFQSSEVNLCEPGFIRSPDGQEIAVLLRENARKKNSHIIFSRDEGQTWTAPRELPDSLNGDRHTAKYTADGRLFISFRSVAPKGKTTPFLGDWVAWVGRYEDLAQGKPGQYHVRLMDNTKGYDCAYPGVEVLPDDTVVTTTYGHWTEGEMPYIMSVRLQLSELDALKK; encoded by the coding sequence ATGCATAAAATCATTTCATTTTTATCGTTCATCGCACTAGCGAATGCCCAGGAAATATCCTTTCCCGTTCCTGCCCTGGATTTATCTCAGGAGACCGCCCGCCAAGTACAGGTGGACCGAGAGGCTGGCCAATACTTGGGGCACCCAACGACGGTGCTGTTAGAGGATGGTAAGACGATGCTCTGTGTGTATCCCAAAGGTCATGGAAAAGGCGGCATTGTTTACAAGCGCAGCCTAGATGGTGGCCTGACTTGGAGTGACCGCCTGCCGACGCCTGAAAACTGGGCTACTTCTCGGGAGGTGCCTACGCTGCATCGGGTAGTGAATGCTGCGGGAAAAAAACGTCTCATCATGTGGAGCGGGCTGTACCCGGCGCGTCTCGCCGTGAGTGAAGACGACGGTGCAAACTGGAGTTCGCTCAAACCCGCGGGGGACTGGGGCGGCATTGTGGTCATGGGCTTTACAGAACCGCTTAAGACGCCCGGCCATTACATGGCGATGTTTCATGATGATGGGCGCTATTTCAGTACCACAAACACCCACTCAAAGCCGCCATTGTTTATTCTCTACAAAGTCTTGTCCGAAGATGGTGGCCTGAGCTGGGGCAAGCCGGAGCCGGTTTTCCAGAGCAGTGAGGTCAATCTGTGTGAACCGGGGTTCATTCGTTCCCCTGATGGCCAGGAGATTGCCGTACTGTTGCGGGAAAACGCCCGGAAGAAGAACTCTCACATCATCTTTAGCCGTGATGAGGGGCAGACATGGACAGCACCTCGTGAACTTCCAGATTCGCTGAATGGAGATCGTCATACGGCCAAATACACTGCGGATGGCCGCCTATTCATTTCCTTTCGCAGCGTAGCCCCCAAGGGTAAAACGACGCCATTTTTGGGCGATTGGGTCGCCTGGGTGGGGCGCTATGAAGATCTCGCCCAAGGTAAGCCGGGGCAATATCACGTCCGTTTGATGGACAATACCAAAGGCTATGACTGCGCTTACCCGGGGGTGGAGGTCTTACCTGATGATACCGTCGTTACCACCACCTACGGACATTGGACGGAAGGGGAAATGCCCTACATCATGAGTGTGAGACTGCAACTGAGTGAGTTGGACGCCTTGAAAAAGTAG
- a CDS encoding polysaccharide deacetylase family protein: MISQRMYLSIWLGILMGSAGCSSTDKKPEDLAEVRKAAIAAPDPILLDNPLAKRMNNPSTMPTVPPAGAKIGYSQVNITEKVVAMTFDDGPHPTLTPKLLDILKARNIKCTFFVIGRSAKTYPNIIRRMIAEGHEVANHTWTHASLTSRSDAQIRTELQQSEDALVAAANYRPHLIRPPYGAINTRIKQLMFSEFGYSTIMWSVDPQDWRRPGVSVVTSRLVNGAHPGAIMLAHDIHPPTIEAMPAMFDQLLAKGYQFVTVSQLLNMEKANMPVGVVIRPAMAVDDKDPAPLPQ; encoded by the coding sequence GTGATTTCTCAACGCATGTACCTCAGTATCTGGCTAGGCATCCTCATGGGCAGCGCAGGCTGCAGTTCTACCGACAAAAAGCCGGAAGACCTTGCCGAAGTTCGTAAAGCCGCCATTGCTGCTCCGGATCCGATCCTTCTGGACAATCCACTGGCGAAGCGGATGAACAACCCTTCCACCATGCCGACGGTGCCGCCTGCGGGGGCCAAAATCGGCTATTCCCAGGTGAACATCACGGAGAAGGTCGTAGCTATGACCTTCGACGATGGTCCACACCCCACTCTGACGCCGAAGCTTCTGGACATTCTGAAGGCTCGCAACATCAAGTGCACTTTCTTCGTCATCGGTCGCAGTGCCAAGACCTATCCAAACATCATTCGCCGCATGATCGCCGAAGGGCATGAGGTGGCGAACCACACCTGGACTCACGCCAGCCTCACTAGCCGCTCCGATGCCCAAATCCGCACGGAACTACAGCAGAGTGAAGATGCCCTGGTCGCGGCAGCGAATTATCGCCCTCACCTCATCCGTCCTCCTTACGGGGCGATCAATACCCGCATCAAGCAGTTGATGTTCTCAGAATTTGGATACTCCACGATCATGTGGTCCGTGGATCCCCAAGACTGGCGCCGCCCGGGCGTTTCAGTGGTCACCAGCCGTCTCGTTAATGGTGCCCATCCAGGCGCAATCATGCTGGCTCATGACATCCACCCTCCGACCATCGAAGCTATGCCAGCGATGTTTGACCAGCTTCTGGCCAAGGGCTATCAATTCGTCACAGTCAGCCAGTTGCTGAACATGGAGAAGGCAAATATGCCCGTGGGTGTCGTCATCCGTCCTGCCATGGCCGTGGATGATAAAGATCCAGCGCCATTGCCGCAGTGA
- a CDS encoding dynamin family protein codes for MIGDEYFHLRTRLSGHLHALAEVIRDLGGDTESIAIAENLIASLKEPFVFVVVGEVNVGKSTFLNALFGQDFSRTGVMPTTDKILFFKHGPQQQIVPITPTLDEVHVPNDILRDFHIVDTPGTNSIENEHQEITERFVPIADLVIFVFSAMNPWGASAWQFLDKVHKHWMRHVVFILQQCDLRSPEEIQVITDYMGQLSRQRYGQDFPLFPVSAKKAYLARSSGVDRERLMAESGFQGLEDHISNLVGRNASRLNKLSSTVRLARQLLTNLRDHVTQQAQHAQHSAALIQEFLTEREMQVDRTLKKILPALDATERDYHESCVRVAGLADDALATRQAFKKDPSEEKEEIKQESLDHRLFQDLQHRTGDRWRQVGIILEEDCLQYDRFLHSQGRGTLFPADAVLPTEADPELRRLFAAHIDSTIRRFVLSLKLDEAIEPGLNKARKRARWVPWLILPVLAAVGTAWYFDGPIGAAISAGGGMLLVGFALLITQSALNHTRGQLVDRLETSTMKLREMLLTQVQSDVEALFARFLPLLQPAQSEANGREQLLLGHTDRLQTLSDSLHAFQREMMH; via the coding sequence ATGATAGGTGATGAATACTTCCATTTGCGCACTCGCCTGAGCGGGCATTTGCATGCGCTTGCAGAAGTCATCCGTGACCTCGGCGGGGATACGGAGTCCATCGCCATTGCTGAGAATCTCATTGCAAGTCTCAAGGAGCCTTTTGTCTTCGTGGTGGTGGGAGAGGTCAATGTGGGCAAGTCCACCTTCCTGAATGCGCTTTTCGGTCAGGACTTCTCCCGCACGGGGGTGATGCCAACGACGGATAAAATTCTATTTTTCAAACATGGGCCCCAGCAACAGATCGTGCCCATCACGCCCACGCTGGATGAGGTCCATGTGCCCAATGATATCCTGCGGGATTTTCACATCGTAGATACTCCCGGGACCAATTCTATCGAGAATGAGCATCAAGAGATCACCGAGCGTTTCGTGCCGATCGCAGACCTCGTGATCTTTGTTTTCAGTGCGATGAACCCTTGGGGAGCTTCTGCCTGGCAATTTCTTGACAAGGTGCACAAGCACTGGATGCGGCACGTTGTCTTCATTCTACAGCAGTGTGATCTCCGCAGCCCTGAGGAAATCCAGGTCATCACCGACTACATGGGGCAGCTTTCCCGCCAGCGTTATGGTCAGGATTTTCCACTCTTTCCAGTCTCAGCTAAAAAGGCCTATCTGGCACGAAGCTCAGGTGTGGATCGTGAGCGTCTCATGGCAGAAAGTGGATTTCAGGGGTTGGAAGATCACATCTCCAATCTGGTCGGGCGCAATGCTTCCCGGCTCAACAAGCTTTCCAGCACCGTTCGTTTAGCGCGTCAGCTTTTGACAAATTTGCGAGATCACGTCACTCAGCAGGCTCAGCACGCACAGCATTCTGCGGCACTGATCCAGGAGTTTCTCACGGAGCGGGAAATGCAGGTGGATCGTACCTTGAAAAAAATCCTGCCTGCTCTGGATGCAACCGAGAGGGATTATCATGAATCCTGTGTGCGGGTGGCAGGCTTAGCGGATGATGCGCTGGCCACGCGGCAAGCTTTCAAAAAAGACCCGTCGGAGGAGAAGGAAGAGATCAAACAAGAAAGTCTGGATCATCGATTGTTTCAAGATTTGCAGCATCGAACGGGGGATCGTTGGCGTCAGGTCGGCATCATTCTGGAAGAGGATTGCCTGCAGTATGATCGCTTTCTGCATTCCCAAGGGCGTGGTACGCTTTTCCCTGCGGATGCGGTTTTACCCACGGAGGCAGATCCTGAACTTAGACGGCTGTTCGCTGCTCACATTGACAGCACCATCCGTCGCTTTGTTCTAAGTCTCAAGCTGGATGAAGCCATCGAGCCCGGACTGAATAAAGCCCGTAAACGGGCGCGCTGGGTTCCCTGGTTGATCCTGCCAGTGCTGGCTGCGGTTGGGACTGCTTGGTATTTCGACGGGCCCATCGGTGCGGCTATTTCAGCGGGTGGTGGGATGCTACTGGTAGGGTTTGCTCTGCTCATTACTCAGTCCGCATTGAACCATACCCGGGGACAATTGGTGGACAGATTGGAAACTTCCACCATGAAGCTTCGGGAGATGCTGTTGACTCAGGTGCAGAGCGATGTGGAGGCCCTTTTTGCCCGCTTCCTGCCACTGCTGCAGCCCGCACAATCAGAGGCCAATGGACGCGAACAACTCCTCCTTGGCCACACGGATCGCCTACAAACTTTGTCGGATTCCCTGCATGCTTTTCAGCGGGAAATGATGCATTAG